The sequence ACCTGCTTTAACGTCTGTCTGGTATTTACAGCTTTCTGGTACTGCATCATTCATTGATACGGACCGCTACATGAACAGAATAAAATGACTGCTGCGTGGGTTAATACGCATCGATCACAAACGTTACTAAATAAATGACGGACCTCAGAGAACCTGCCGCCCCCCACCTTCTCAGTGGCGTAACGATTCTCaacattgattggctgcttaaagtgcTCTCATAGAAACCGACAGGACCGCTCGGGTCTAATGAATcggtgctggagctgactggtgttAAGTATATCATTTGCCAGGGGATGTGTTTGGCAAGGAAATAAAATCACGGGGGGGGGTGAACATGGGGGCTCTGCAATATCCCCCACATTAATTTAGTATTTACATGACCAgaataataagaatattaacCAGATCAGATTGTTTCTGCTTCACTTAAACGTCAACGTACTCCCTGTTTCTGCAAGTCGAATTGTTACGTTATATAACAACTTGTTGTATCATGTTTACCCgctgtacagcactacagaatatgatggtgctatatacaataataataatgatctaAAGTCAGTTTCCCTTATGTCTGTGATGCGCCAAATGCATACAGGTAGAATAATTATGATGGGACAGCTTGTATAGCGAGGGGAACGCAGCACTAGGCTTGTGGCCGAGTAAATGTCATACAGGCACCCATGTTTTCCACAGGTTTGTCATAttaactgtgtgtatatatatatacacacacacacacatgcatgcatgcatgcatgtatgtatgtatgcagcTATCATAAAATACTGGGAGCACAATGCTcacttttttcttaaaacagCTGCAGCTGGTTACATACGCTCAGCTGGCACACAAGTCAACACGCAGGGCCACGGGGGGGTCTTTTTAAGCTCTTCGCGTTTATGAATTTgaataaagagttaatattgCGTTTGACAAAGCTGAAAACCAATCAGAAACACAATCCCACCCCATGACAGGTATATCGGACAGTTATTGGCCAACACTTGAAACTACAACGAAATGCTTAAGATGATTGGATAGTTACAACTTTAACTCTGTCGCTATTGGCCAAAGACCACTCTAGTCGGAAGCTGATAGGCTTATCGCCAGAACGAGGCAACTTCTTATTGGCCGAGGTGCTAAAGAGTAAGTGGTCGCGAAGCGGTGTATAACCGAGTCTCTCGCTAGTTCTGTATTAGCACAGTACCGGTAACATACCTATCCGCTGGCCGACCGTAGTCCCGAACGGATTTCCCAGTAGAAAGTCCATTGCCCTAATTCGGCGGCTTCTCAACACCAACCACTGTCTCGTCTGTGAGGTGTGATCACATGACCCAGCCTCGCTCTGGCGGCCACGCCCATTCAGCGGATCTTCGCCCAGCAAACGCCCAGTTTAATTAGGCTCCGCCTACCCAGGAAGCGCGTGCTGGTCACACGGGTTTAATCAGCTGAACTGCGTTCACCCGTCTGGAGTGCTGGGCTCCTCCCTCGGAGATTATTGGACGGTAACAGAAACTGGGGAATGGCGAGCAACAAGTGACATGAAACAACATCACTGATCGATTAAAGTCCAGTGTGCCCAACAGCTGGTTAGGGCTATCGTGGCCCATCTATGTGAATAGGTGGGCATCAGCAGAACGAGGCACCGCTAACCTTTTACAATACTGTTACTGATTGAATGCCATCAAATGGCAGCTAACTAAAGCCACCAAAACCAGATGACAATACAACAGCCTGTGTTTGCTACAAACCCAAGGTCTAGAACATCTGCATGCCACTTAGAAGATCTGGCACACTGCAAAAGGATGTAGCAGGGCTGATCGCAGGCAGATCCCCAGGGCCCACCTAAATGCTTGCCCCTGTCCCAGGACAGCACCTCccgtacaaaaaaaataaaactcgcCCATCGGAATGCTCTGTGTATTGGGTTATTACGATGAAAGTGTAAGAGTTGGGCCAAGCAGCTCTGTAGAGTGTTTCACATAGAAAGTCTCAGAAGTGTAGATGGAGGCTGGATGGGACTTCGGTATTTAATATAACAGAATAGATGTTCCTTTAGTATGGCAGATGGCAGGGCACCCAGCCGCTGAGGGAACGCATCAAATTTAAACACAGTACCGGTAGTTCCTTTTTAGGTCTGTGATCACCATGTAGACACTGAGGTATTACGTGAGACTCAATATGGAAAAACACCTTGTATTAGACATTTATTTTGAGAGAAGGAATATTCAGAGAGACGGGGTTGGAGTGTTGTCTGCTCTAACAATAATAAACAATGCACAGTGTATGAAGAATTACACCGTAAGATCTGGTTTGACAGGCAATTAagggatttttatttatatacaaaattaaaacaatgacatttaCACAAGACTTGCCATTTAAGAGTTGAATGAAGCTATTCGCTTTCTGTGCAGCGCATCATgttcatttaataaaatcccTCTCgacataaaaacatttgttgACCATATCATTTAGTAGTCTGCTTTAAGGTACAGTTCCGCTAATTAATATCTCCAAACTAGGCATATTATTTACCATTTCAGTGTTAGGAATCCATAACAGGCTATTGTTCAGGCTCTGACACTggtctcattttttatttatttttaaaaatgggctGGTAGGAAGCCATCTGTCGATATCACTAAGATGATGAAGGTATGGAGCTTGTTTTGTCACAGTGGCCACTCTGCCAGGTATAAAGCAATGTTTCAATGCAATGCATACAACCACTATAGTCCTTTAAAAACACCATACACCTTTTTTTCTTGGTCTAAAtatcacaataaaaacacaaaaacatataaaatagctCACACTTTGTGTACATATAATACAGCACTGTACAAGTATAAAAGTTGTTTCTTGAGATCCAGGAGCCACTGATCTTCCTGGAGATGTCTGTGGTCATAAGCCAGGCATCACATAGGCAATGTTGTCCAGTGTGTTAGACTGTGAAAGGGACACAAGGTTACACATCATAtccataaaaacaaacacagtgaATTCATGTTGAGATTAGTTTTTACAATAGATATTCAAAGGGTACAGCAAAACTTGATTTGACAAACCAATCAAAACTTGATTTGACAAAGCCAAGGTAAAGATGGCCCTGCATGCAAGTTTACACAAGCAAAAACTGCACAAAGGTCTACAAACTGAccgtgaaaatgtatttatggtatatattaaataatgtagTTATGCTTTAACAAATAAACATTGTCACTTAAAATGTAAGTATCCAGTGCTTACCAGTACTTGCTTAGGACAAGCATTCAACTGGGGAACATGGCTGGTGAGGCAGACCAATGGACCAAGGGCACAAAGGATGGAATCCAGAAGGACAGACAGACTACCAGACACTGCAACCATGCCCTACCATCAAGTAGAAATGAGAGACAAATCCAAAATAACATTCAATATATTTGTACAAAAATAGTGAAAAATTGACCACACAAAATCATATACAAAAACCAATGAAAAaccctgaatatatttatattatatatatatatatatatatatatatatatatatatatatataccgtatttgctcgattataagacaaggtttttttcagagcaaatgctcttttaatcggggtcgtcttctaatcagacctcaaatagaggtctgattaggagactaagatccagatccccgcaccgctgcaggggacctggatcctcctgtccccccccccccatcatacacacacttaccggtgcttcctgcagtattgccggggcagcgggttgacgtctacgcgatccgcgcagacaacgtccgctgcagccggaaggaggtgtggctagcagcggcggttgtctgcgtccgtcgcgtagaccttccccgagtgtcagagaccagagttccctgcaccggtgcggggaactctgatctctgacctctgacagccggggaaagtatacgcgacggacgcatacaaacccccgctgccaactccacctccttgcggctgcagcggaaggcgacgtcaacccgctgccccggctggacgcaccggtaagagagggctgagaggggagagagagggggaagggggggagagagagtgtgtgtgtgtgtgtgtgttagttagttaaatggtggtatagggtgtgtgtgtgtgtgttaaatgggggcatagggcatttctggagtggtgttaagggggcatttaatagagcactctgcctcctgaaatgccttatacctccctatatgccactctgccccataatatgccttttaaccccctaaatgccagagtggcatataggggtataaggcatttctggaggcagagtgctctatacaatgccttttaactcccttaatgccactctgcctcctgaaatgccttatacctccctatatgccactctgccccataatatgcattttaaccccctaaatgccagaatgggatataggggtataaggcatttctggaggcagagtggcacatagggggtcaaaaggcataccatggagcacagtggcatatagagggttaaaaggcatatcatgggccacagtgccatattggggtggcaagcctgggggcagatgtgcgtaactgggggacaggttggaaaatacaagaaataaaaaaatatatatatttttctcaatcatagcttttattaaaaaaaatagtttacatgaattaacatttactggtaaaccTTTTtgcctttggggtcgtcttatattcaggctttttcttttttttttcctaaattaatattcagattttggggggtcgtcttataatcagggtcgtcttataatcgagcaaatacggtatatatacatatacatacacacacacacacaatgcttTTCTAGGTTTTCTAggtaagtacaagtagcgtattGTAATCTCAAAACCATTTTCCCTCAAAATTAGCAATAGTGGCATTGTAACACTGATATCTGTCATGAAACCCCAAATCACCTACCCAAACGTACAGGGTATTCCGACACTTTTCATGCAGCCACTTTACCTCCAATCTTTGCCAAAGTTTCCAGAGGTAATatcttttggttatttttttcacaccgaTTGCAATTGAAGTATAATGTAACAGATAATTTAAGGGGTTACTAAAAACCAACATGTTCAGCAAcatgtattttgtaaatgtatttatcttttttcattatatgcgcacacacacacacacataataatataattgtttaattaaaaaatagtttatttcattaattaaatgtaaattattttatttaaatatataattataaattaataattttattagaaaagaaatgtaaagacagcaaaaaaaagatcaCTGCCTAGGAAGAATGAATATCATTGTATGTTGCCGACATCCAGCAACACCCACTGAACGACAGAAGCCATTACTTATCACTTCCGAAGCTCTTGCCAGAAGGGCAGTGCCCTATTTAAAAGGCGTGTGAACGCTGCGGAGAGCGAACACCAGGCGAGCCTGcatattttttggtgttgctaaatgcctcgacatcaaggCATTGCAACAAAATCATAGATTGCTTTCTAAGCTATTTTCACTgcatgacatgccaggcacgtcagTTGTCACTAACGGCATTTACATCACTAATACTAACCAATCCTaacaaaaatatgcatattaTGCAGGGGTCCTCATCCCTTTTACATATATTGTAAGTGAAATACAAAAGTTAATCGCTTTGTTGTGGATTCCGCATGATACCAACATCCATACCTCGGTCTCCTGTAGCCGATGGCCTATCAAGCTCAAAGATTCTCCTAGCAGCTGTAGGTGGGCAGCCACATCAATGGGCTCCGTGTCCGGGACTTTTGCAGGGGAGGACGAGAAGGACAAAACACTGCTTGGAGATTTTTTGTGAGGCGAAGAGACACCAGAAGGGGAACCtgaagagagacagagagagaaaaaaatatatattatgaaaaacaCACGTGTAGAGTAATGCAAAGAACAATAATGCAAGCAAGGATCCTTGAGGGGACACTTGGGTGTTATTTCCCGCTTGGAACAGTTAATACCTTTGCTCTTTGGGGTGGCCTCCGATGAGCTGGACTTGCGCTTCACTGTGGTGgcttctgctttattttgtttgtgctGGAGATATTGAGCCTTCTGCTTCCAAGCCTGTGGCCACAACAAGAGAACTTAAGGCAGGCAAATGCCAAATGGCTTTAGGCCACTTTTGCAGCAGGATTGCTTTTCATGAATAACCTCCATTGTGTATAAATGACATTGTTTATAAATAACCTCAAATAATCTTTAGTACTACTTATAGCCATCAGGATAGCATTCTACACCCTGCCCTTGCAATGGTAAGGCTATGTCGGCTTTCACCATGTCTTATATTAATAGGGGCAACGTGATGTACAGCATTGttatacacaatataaacaTAGCTTCATTCAGTGAGTTTCTTTGATACAACTCACAAGCAGCACACTCAACGACTACTGTCTAATTAGCTTTtctgcatgttttattattactctGCATGCAATGTAGCCTCATGGTGCCAAAAGGCTAAAAATTGTCTTATTTTCAGCAATACACGGTATAATGCAAGGCATCTCATGTCAAAGGCCACAAATGGTATCTGGTATCCCAAATGGAAGCTGTGTACTACTAAAAAGGACACAACTGCAGTATGAAGCTTCACAGAATAAATGTCTGATGGGTGTACCCAGCtcgctgatcacagtgtgatcagtgcggTGGGGATCGGAGGAAAGATCGTAAGAAACAACACTTCTCCCTCTCCCTACAAACGGGAAAagtaaaaaggggggggggttaaacaaaccataaataaaagagaaataaaataaaataaaaacaaacaatacagtgagctcagtgatgtcattgtggcaTCCATAACATGTATGAGTGATCCGTAAAGGCATCGCTATtcaaactgcagaaaaaaaatcattaaaaatcgCCTTTACATTCCCTTTGCCCTGGCACTACGCGTAAAAAGTATAACCCACCGTTCACTACCCCTAAACCCCTTAAGccagaagtattaaaaaaactaaCCTATAGGGTATTATGTAAGAGATGGATGTGACCatctagaacataaaaaaaatatgtatgtggggtatgtcCGTAATCAGGTGATGTTGccgaacataaattgggtcattgttcgatggcacctactgtgtagaaaaaatttggacaaatttttTTAGGGTATTTTAAAAAGAGAAAGCCCCAGGGCCGAATAGGGTTAATGACAGTCAACTTACAAGCTTGTCTTTTTCAGGAAGCTGCTTCCACACCTCAGCCAGTTTTTTGCTCAACTCCCCGAAGTctacagaaaaaaggaaaacaattaaCTGTCTATTGCATCAAGTGTTTTCTCAGCAAGCACTTCCTTGGCCAAATGCCATAATTATCAGTGTCCCCTCCAAAAACACTGACCCTTCTAACTTTCTATAAATCAGTTAGTTTTATCAGATCTATTAAGCCATtcagcaaaaaatgtaaaataattggtTAGGTCTTCTGTAAATTAATTATGcatataatatgttatatataactatttctAGACATGCCATCCCCTACTACGACTCCCGAACCTCATCGTTAAGGAGTTAATCATCTCACCGATCCCAGGGTGTTCTGCAATAATGCTGCCTCGATACTCTTTGGAGAAAACCTGGTAAGCAGACATATTCTTCTTCTTGGGCTGTTCAACAGGCATATGAAAAATACACAAGCAAGGGCAAAgacattaaaaaattaaaatattataagaaTACAATGACTACTGCGATGAAACCTTTTtgagaaataaaaggaaaataaacatgtataacTTACACATAGTCCGACGGAATTAAGTACGGTTAAAAACAGATCAACATTTACTTCTTGAGTTGGATGTCTTTAGCACTACCTTTGCATCCATAATGTGatcataatataatacaaaatagtGGTTTTCTTATGTTGAGATCCATATTCTTGGTTAACAGGTTTtcacaacaaaaatgttaagttATGTAAGTTATAAGATCCAGGGGGGATTTACTTATACAATGTATGTGGCCAACAAAGCTGTCCTTGCTGTAGTTGTTCATTACTGTTGGCCCTTTATGACATATAGATCATTTGTCAAGTTAAAACTGCAACTCACCTCATATATAAAGAGGAACTGTCACAGTGTTTAGAATTTCTAAACCCATTCACTAAAATTACCaaagctttgatttttttttgtttgggaaTCAGTGTAagtgttttggagatatttagctTAAAGTTTAAATGGTCACATGATCATAGAAGCTTAAATTTATCAGAGCGGTAGGGCCGATATTCTCTACTGAATTCCCTGTTCTGTTTTCTCCCTTGTCCTCGGCCCATCTTAAGAAAAGCCACCCGAACTAAGCAACATAACGGTAGATTCACTTAAAACCTCATTGGGTGGAAGGACTAAGTGGCTTGACTATCCCTACCTTATCGgtttcctctttcttcttcttcttgtccAATGGCACTTCTGCATGGGTGATAAGAACGGGTGGTGACAGAGTTGCCGGTGGTGGTGTAACACCTGCAGGGGCCGGGGATGAGGGCAGTGTCGGTGGTGGAATTTGTGTTGGGCTTCCGTCAGACCCATGCTCTCTTTTGCTTTTGCTGTGTTTCCTGTGTTTCTCATCCTTATGtttatcttttttcttcttacttTTCTtcgatttcttttttttcttcacctcgCAGAAAGAGTCATCGATCACCAATTCTCCAGCTTCCAGCTCCCCGCCAGAGGAAGAGGCTGAATCACCGTGCCGTGGGGCATGGCTTTCCTTCTTGTGTTTCTTGTGGCTACTTCTGCTCTCAGACTCTTCCCGTTGCACTTTTTTGCTGCTTTTCTTAGACCCTGGCCCATCGCTGAGCACAGGGCTTACTTGTGGTGAGATTGCAGGTTCCTCAGTCTTTTCTGTGGGGGAAAGGATGAGTTTCATTTTCAATCCATCTGGTTCACGCAGAGTTAGAGGTTTAGGTTTTTTTGCTCGGTGAGAAGGATCTTCGGTGGGCATGTCCCCTATTTTTTTACGATGCTCTTTGCTCGGTATTTGGGAGGAGGATGGAAAGTTTACTGGGGGCGCAAGGATTTTCTCAGCTTTTTTGCTGGGAGGTTTGCTGGAGGAAGTCTGTGATGATGTGATAGCTTTGAGAAGATCCATTGCTGTATCTGAGGAAGGTGAGGATGGGCCAGGAAGGggaggcttttttttcttctttataaagTCTGGGGAACCAGAGTCTAAAATACAGAGATGGTGAAGGTACAAattagcaaataaataaaaaagtaagaaaGGTTACGTTGTTGAAGACGAGATAAACGGTAAATAGACTGACATGCAGTATGGAACATGAAAGAAAGGATGTAGGTGGTCTGAGAATGGGATATTCTAGAAATGGGATTGACTTCAGAATTCAACAGTGTAATTGGAGGCCTATATtc is a genomic window of Spea bombifrons isolate aSpeBom1 chromosome 6, aSpeBom1.2.pri, whole genome shotgun sequence containing:
- the HMGXB4 gene encoding HMG domain-containing protein 4: MAYSDLRASESLDTERGMEDVGLAAGRTQREKKRSYKDLLREEEEIAEQVRKSSKKRPKEPDFLPPGSESHKKKKKHSSDDAFYTDSGSPDFIKKKKKPPLPGPSSPSSDTAMDLLKAITSSQTSSSKPPSKKAEKILAPPVNFPSSSQIPSKEHRKKIGDMPTEDPSHRAKKPKPLTLREPDGLKMKLILSPTEKTEEPAISPQVSPVLSDGPGSKKSSKKVQREESESRSSHKKHKKESHAPRHGDSASSSGGELEAGELVIDDSFCEVKKKKKSKKSKKKKDKHKDEKHRKHSKSKREHGSDGSPTQIPPPTLPSSPAPAGVTPPPATLSPPVLITHAEVPLDKKKKKEETDKPKKKNMSAYQVFSKEYRGSIIAEHPGIDFGELSKKLAEVWKQLPEKDKLAWKQKAQYLQHKQNKAEATTVKRKSSSSEATPKSKGSPSGVSSPHKKSPSSVLSFSSSPAKVPDTEPIDVAAHLQLLGESLSLIGHRLQETEGMVAVSGSLSVLLDSILCALGPLVCLTSHVPQLNACPKQVLSNTLDNIAYVMPGL